A single Streptomyces sannanensis DNA region contains:
- a CDS encoding spermidine/putrescine ABC transporter substrate-binding protein, whose translation MEQYESDRLSAAQMAAMRRSLTNGRAAMTRRSLLRASGVGALTVGGLAGLSACGIPPAKREDQGPASTDFSAEEKVVNFSNWTEYMDTSEDGKHRPTLEEFTKRTGITVKYTEDINDNVEFFGKIKPQLAAGQDTGRDLIIATDWLASRIIRLGWAQKLDPANLPHAFTNLSGQFRNPDWDPGRAYSYPWTGIPVVIAYNSKATGGRKVDSVSQLLDDPELKGRVSFLTEMRDTIGMTMLDMGKDPEKFTDDEFDAAVARLQKAVDTKQIRRFTGNDYTADLSKGDIAACVAWAGDLVQLQADNPDVKFAIPAVGYMAGTDNMLVPAKARHKANAERLIDYYYEPPVAARLAAYINFVCPVDGVREELEKIDPALASNTLILPDKAMAAKSHAFRSLTSEEETAYEEKFAKLIGA comes from the coding sequence ATGGAGCAGTACGAGTCCGACCGCCTGTCCGCGGCCCAGATGGCCGCCATGAGGCGCAGCTTGACGAACGGCCGAGCCGCCATGACCCGCCGTTCCCTTCTGCGTGCCTCGGGCGTCGGAGCGCTCACGGTCGGTGGTCTGGCCGGCTTGAGCGCATGCGGTATCCCGCCCGCCAAGCGGGAGGACCAGGGGCCCGCGTCCACCGATTTCTCGGCCGAGGAGAAGGTGGTCAACTTCTCCAACTGGACCGAGTACATGGACACCAGTGAGGACGGGAAGCACCGGCCGACGCTGGAGGAGTTCACCAAGCGCACCGGGATCACGGTCAAGTACACCGAGGACATCAACGACAACGTCGAGTTCTTCGGCAAGATCAAGCCCCAGCTGGCGGCCGGCCAGGACACCGGGCGTGACCTGATCATCGCCACCGACTGGCTCGCGTCGCGCATCATCAGGCTCGGCTGGGCCCAGAAGCTCGACCCGGCCAATCTGCCCCATGCGTTCACCAATCTCTCCGGCCAGTTCCGCAACCCGGACTGGGACCCGGGACGGGCGTACTCGTACCCCTGGACCGGTATCCCGGTCGTCATCGCCTACAACTCCAAGGCGACCGGCGGCCGTAAGGTCGACTCGGTCTCGCAGCTGCTGGACGACCCCGAGCTCAAGGGCCGGGTCAGCTTCCTCACCGAGATGCGCGACACGATCGGCATGACCATGCTCGACATGGGCAAGGACCCGGAGAAGTTCACCGACGACGAATTCGACGCGGCGGTCGCCCGCCTCCAGAAGGCCGTCGACACCAAGCAGATCCGGCGGTTCACCGGCAACGACTACACGGCGGATCTCAGCAAGGGCGACATCGCGGCCTGTGTGGCCTGGGCCGGTGACCTCGTCCAGCTCCAGGCCGACAACCCGGACGTCAAGTTCGCGATCCCGGCAGTCGGTTACATGGCGGGGACCGACAACATGCTTGTGCCGGCCAAGGCACGGCACAAGGCCAACGCCGAGAGGCTCATCGACTACTACTACGAGCCTCCGGTGGCCGCGCGGCTCGCCGCGTACATCAACTTCGTCTGCCCGGTCGACGGCGTACGCGAGGAGCTCGAGAAGATCGACCCGGCGCTGGCGTCCAACACCCTGATCCTCCCGGACAAGGCAATGGCCGCCAAGTCGCACGCCTTCCGTTCGCTCACCAGTGAGGAAGAGACCGCGTACGAGGAGAAGTTCGCCAAGCTCATCGGAGCCTGA